A single genomic interval of Spirosoma linguale DSM 74 harbors:
- a CDS encoding acetyl-CoA carboxylase, carboxyl transferase, beta subunit (TIGRFAM: acetyl-CoA carboxylase, carboxyl transferase, beta subunit~KEGG: pca:Pcar_0737 acetyl-CoA carboxylase, carboxyl transferase, beta subunit), whose product MSWFVRKDKGIQTPTEMKREAPDGLWYQCPNCKKIMNTREHKLNAYTCVHCNYHEKIGSDAYFSLLFDENEFTELDANMQSADPLKFVDTKAYPDRVKATIAKTGLKDAVRTAYGPMNGLVVTAAVMDFNFIGGSMGSVVGEKIARAIDHAIENRTPFLMVSKSGGARMMEAGFSLMQMAKTSAKLALLDKAKLPYVSLLTDPTTGGVTASYAMLGDFNIAEPEALIGFAGPRVIRETIGKDLPKGFQSAEFVLEHGFLDFIVDRKDLKDKLVSLFRMLL is encoded by the coding sequence ATGTCTTGGTTCGTCCGAAAAGATAAGGGTATTCAGACCCCAACCGAAATGAAACGGGAAGCCCCCGACGGGTTGTGGTATCAATGTCCGAACTGCAAAAAGATAATGAATACGCGGGAACACAAACTCAACGCGTATACCTGTGTTCATTGCAATTACCATGAAAAAATAGGCTCCGACGCTTATTTTTCCCTCCTGTTCGATGAAAATGAATTCACCGAACTTGATGCCAACATGCAATCGGCGGACCCGCTCAAATTTGTTGACACAAAAGCCTATCCGGATCGGGTGAAGGCAACCATCGCCAAAACGGGGTTGAAAGACGCTGTTCGCACGGCTTACGGACCCATGAATGGCCTGGTTGTAACGGCCGCTGTAATGGACTTTAATTTCATTGGTGGTTCGATGGGTTCGGTAGTGGGCGAAAAAATTGCCCGTGCCATCGACCACGCGATCGAAAACCGGACGCCATTTCTAATGGTGTCGAAGTCGGGGGGAGCGCGGATGATGGAAGCCGGTTTCTCGCTGATGCAAATGGCCAAAACGTCTGCTAAACTAGCGTTGCTCGATAAAGCCAAATTGCCGTATGTTTCCCTGCTAACCGATCCCACTACGGGTGGTGTGACCGCTTCGTACGCCATGCTTGGTGATTTCAACATTGCCGAACCCGAAGCGCTGATCGGTTTTGCCGGACCGCGTGTAATCCGCGAAACCATCGGTAAAGACCTGCCCAAAGGCTTTCAAAGTGCTGAGTTTGTCCTTGAACATGGCTTCCTCGATTTCATCGTCGACCGGAAAGATCTGAAAGACAAACTGGTTAGCTTGTTCAGAATGCTGTTATAA
- a CDS encoding Radical SAM domain protein (PFAM: Radical SAM domain protein~KEGG: gur:Gura_0505 radical SAM domain-containing protein) — protein sequence MRLVSHPVLCNYYVTYRCNASCGFCDIWERPSPYVTLENARQNLRDLKRLGVRVVDFTGGEPLLHRQLPELLREAKALGLITTVTTNALLYPKQAEKLRGLVDMLHFSLDSPIAEEHDTSRGVKCFDKVMESIELARNLGERPDILFTVFEHNVHQIKQMHEGICLPNDLVLILNPVFEYNTVDTGDRLSEEALQQMSWWGKQKNVYLNDAFIQLRRDGGNHIEDPICRAASTTIVISPENKLVLPCYHLGLKDFVIDNNLFALYRSDEVQKLVALEGRLPACEGCAINCYMQPSFAVEINKYFWLALPSTLKYNWVKGTWKQLISS from the coding sequence ATGCGCCTTGTCTCCCATCCTGTTCTCTGCAACTACTATGTCACGTATCGCTGTAATGCGAGCTGCGGTTTTTGCGATATATGGGAGCGCCCTTCCCCCTATGTTACTCTCGAAAACGCCCGCCAGAACCTGCGTGACCTTAAACGGTTAGGCGTTCGGGTGGTCGACTTTACGGGTGGAGAACCCCTGCTGCACCGCCAGCTTCCCGAGCTTCTCCGCGAAGCCAAGGCCCTTGGCCTCATTACAACCGTTACGACCAACGCGCTACTCTATCCAAAACAGGCCGAAAAACTGCGTGGTCTGGTCGATATGCTCCACTTTTCGCTCGATTCGCCCATCGCCGAAGAGCATGACACTTCGCGCGGGGTAAAGTGTTTCGATAAGGTGATGGAGTCGATTGAGCTGGCCCGAAACCTCGGCGAGCGACCCGATATCCTGTTTACGGTTTTTGAACATAATGTGCATCAGATCAAACAGATGCATGAAGGAATCTGCCTGCCCAACGACCTCGTCCTGATTCTCAATCCCGTATTTGAATATAACACTGTCGACACCGGCGACCGGCTTTCGGAAGAAGCACTGCAACAAATGTCGTGGTGGGGTAAGCAGAAAAATGTGTACCTGAACGATGCCTTCATCCAGCTTCGGCGCGACGGCGGCAACCACATCGAAGACCCCATTTGCCGGGCCGCCAGTACAACCATTGTTATTTCTCCCGAAAACAAGCTCGTGCTCCCCTGTTATCATTTGGGACTGAAAGACTTTGTCATCGACAATAATCTGTTTGCCCTCTATCGATCCGACGAGGTACAGAAACTAGTGGCGTTGGAAGGTCGTCTGCCCGCCTGCGAGGGTTGTGCCATAAACTGTTACATGCAGCCGTCGTTTGCGGTTGAAATAAACAAATATTTCTGGCTGGCATTGCCAAGCACCCTCAAATACAATTGGGTAAAAGGCACCTGGAAACAGTTAATTTCTTCCTGA
- a CDS encoding Stress responsive alpha-beta barrel domain protein (PFAM: Stress responsive alpha-beta barrel domain protein~KEGG: pat:Patl_1144 stress responsive alpha-beta barrel), translating to MFVHTVFFWLRHPESQDDHQALRAGLETLKSITDISTAYVGTPAETRRPVIDHSYDFSLTLVFADKAAHDVYQEHPIHLAFVANCAHLWERVQIYDAVG from the coding sequence ATGTTCGTTCATACTGTTTTTTTCTGGCTTCGCCATCCTGAAAGCCAGGACGACCACCAGGCCTTACGTGCCGGTCTCGAAACCCTGAAATCAATAACCGACATCTCAACGGCTTACGTGGGCACCCCCGCCGAAACCCGTCGTCCGGTTATCGACCACTCTTACGATTTTTCGTTAACGCTGGTCTTCGCGGATAAAGCCGCCCACGATGTCTATCAGGAACATCCTATTCACCTGGCCTTCGTTGCCAACTGCGCCCACCTCTGGGAACGCGTGCAGATCTATGATGCGGTGGGATAG
- a CDS encoding carboxyl-terminal protease (KEGG: sfu:Sfum_3063 carboxyl-terminal protease~TIGRFAM: carboxyl-terminal protease~PFAM: peptidase S41; PDZ/DHR/GLGF domain protein~SMART: peptidase S41; PDZ/DHR/GLGF domain protein) translates to MDGDGNAMKTPGMPDGQDNKNRIQNDKATVRIPMLLGIALAGGMLIGATFFGGTQSMNNIGRGYSKYKEILQLIENNYVDTVNTDDLVDYSITKMLEKLDPHTAYMNPQDAVAARSQLEGGFDGIGVEFNIYKDTVYVVTPLAGGPSETAGIQSGDKIIKVDDKPLAGGKIENSAVFKALRGKRDTNVKLTILRKGDKQPKEFTITRGRIPTYSVDAAYMIDAKTGYIKINRFSETTYDEFKTALASLKAKGMSQLMMDLRNNPGGYMDRATNIADEFISGNKLLVYTDGKDNRYDRKTMAHIAGQFEEGALVVLIDEGSASASEIVSGALQDHDRALIAGRRSFGKGLVQMPVTLSDGSELRLTISRYYTPSGRSIQKPYVPGQEGDYEKDLELRSKRGEYYIADSIKNDPKLKFKTDGGRVVYGGGGITPDYFIPRDSTWQTAYLVQLYGKSIIREFAMEYANDNRKKLEKMSFEEFDKAVTINDEQMNRLVKDATAEGIKFNEKEYNRSKNYIRTQIKALVARSIFQKNNKGGQNNEFFRIIAQTDDTYQKALKLFDRANKLEHGAMTYNQK, encoded by the coding sequence ATGGATGGAGATGGTAACGCTATGAAAACGCCGGGCATGCCTGATGGTCAGGACAATAAGAACCGGATTCAGAATGATAAAGCAACCGTGCGTATACCCATGCTGCTGGGCATTGCACTCGCAGGGGGCATGTTAATTGGGGCGACGTTCTTTGGTGGCACCCAGAGCATGAATAATATCGGACGGGGATACAGCAAATACAAGGAGATTCTGCAACTCATCGAGAACAACTATGTCGATACTGTCAATACCGACGATCTGGTCGATTACTCGATTACCAAAATGCTGGAGAAGCTCGATCCGCATACGGCCTACATGAACCCGCAGGATGCCGTGGCCGCCCGGTCGCAGCTGGAAGGTGGATTTGACGGCATTGGCGTTGAGTTCAACATTTACAAAGACACCGTTTATGTAGTAACGCCCCTGGCCGGTGGCCCCTCCGAAACGGCGGGTATCCAAAGTGGCGACAAGATCATTAAGGTCGATGATAAACCCCTGGCCGGTGGCAAAATAGAAAACAGCGCCGTGTTTAAAGCCCTGCGCGGCAAACGCGATACGAATGTTAAATTGACTATTCTGCGAAAAGGCGACAAGCAACCCAAGGAGTTTACGATTACACGGGGCCGTATTCCGACGTACTCGGTCGATGCTGCCTATATGATTGATGCCAAAACCGGTTACATCAAAATAAACCGGTTCTCGGAAACAACGTATGACGAGTTCAAGACGGCGCTGGCGTCGCTCAAGGCAAAAGGGATGTCGCAGTTGATGATGGATCTGCGGAATAACCCCGGTGGATACATGGACCGGGCTACCAACATTGCCGACGAATTTATTTCGGGCAACAAACTGCTCGTCTATACCGATGGCAAAGACAACCGGTACGACCGTAAAACGATGGCCCATATTGCAGGGCAGTTTGAAGAAGGTGCCCTGGTTGTGCTTATCGACGAAGGCAGTGCATCGGCTTCTGAAATTGTGTCGGGTGCATTGCAGGATCACGACCGTGCCTTGATTGCTGGTCGGCGGTCGTTCGGGAAGGGGCTGGTACAAATGCCGGTAACCCTGTCTGACGGTTCCGAACTGCGTCTGACCATTTCGCGCTATTATACACCCAGCGGCCGTAGTATTCAGAAACCGTACGTGCCGGGTCAGGAGGGCGATTATGAAAAAGACCTCGAACTGCGCTCAAAGCGGGGTGAGTATTACATTGCCGATTCGATCAAAAACGACCCCAAACTGAAGTTTAAAACCGACGGCGGACGGGTTGTATACGGCGGTGGCGGTATCACGCCGGACTACTTCATTCCCCGGGATTCAACCTGGCAGACGGCGTATCTGGTGCAACTTTACGGCAAGAGTATTATCCGCGAGTTTGCAATGGAATATGCCAATGACAACCGAAAGAAACTGGAAAAAATGTCGTTTGAAGAGTTCGATAAGGCGGTTACTATCAACGATGAGCAGATGAACCGTTTGGTGAAAGACGCTACGGCGGAGGGCATCAAGTTCAACGAGAAAGAGTACAACCGCTCTAAGAACTACATCCGTACGCAGATAAAAGCGCTGGTAGCCCGGTCTATTTTCCAGAAGAACAACAAGGGGGGGCAAAACAATGAATTCTTCCGAATCATTGCCCAGACGGACGACACTTATCAGAAGGCACTGAAACTCTTTGATCGGGCCAACAAGCTCGAACATGGAGCGATGACGTATAATCAGAAGTGA